From Acidihalobacter aeolianus, a single genomic window includes:
- a CDS encoding flagellar export protein FliJ: protein MNRRSERLKPARQQAARLEREAAVRLVELRRAVELAKNRLGELQQWEREYAERLHSGVMRRDDLMDYRLFMQRLADAGEAQRLALLEAEKAFASGRETWLSLHARHEAICQVVVRYEEESRRDAARREQYATDEFAANGIRHRDGRHDR from the coding sequence ATGAACCGCCGCTCCGAACGACTCAAGCCGGCACGGCAGCAGGCAGCCCGGCTGGAACGGGAAGCCGCGGTACGCCTCGTAGAATTGAGGCGGGCGGTGGAGCTAGCGAAAAACCGCTTGGGAGAATTGCAGCAGTGGGAGCGTGAATATGCGGAACGTCTACATTCAGGCGTGATGCGCCGTGATGACTTGATGGATTATCGGCTCTTCATGCAACGCCTCGCCGATGCTGGTGAGGCGCAACGGCTAGCGCTTCTCGAGGCAGAAAAGGCCTTCGCCAGCGGGCGCGAAACATGGTTAAGCCTGCATGCGCGTCACGAGGCGATCTGTCAGGTCGTGGTTCGTTATGAAGAGGAATCCAGACGTGACGCGGCGAGACGCGAACAGTATGCGACCGATGAGTTTGCTGCCAATGGAATACGGCATCGCGATGGGCGGCATGACCGCTGA
- a CDS encoding flagellar hook-length control protein FliK, whose protein sequence is MSSASAIDIQAAPQSVAAKPAATIQSSGSAATSGDFAQALQQAAQQQNGLSNTPSQSASKTAAGKAAQASQDASAASKPSPAHSGQQPESAQTGDTRSSQATTHGKQNQPSDQGGGRQDHSDKASKQQEAAALSGNPLPLGLPVLPQVVPKENAVALSTATRLASDSSSRLHHAQPSSTEGGVSTGAKQAAASSSAKPSNAVWPMWLSDKVTAKLSQDVAATGAATDATGHSKTSVSLPGSPNAQPMAALLPTVVSASAPGSATPGLSPATPGTSSPFAQTLGNQVSWMIGQGQQAAQLQLNPPQLGPLQISIQIQGDQTQILFQTHHAMVKSALDAAVPQLREMLGQTGNQQISVSVQQQALSSQQFGQGATGGGMAQQGYTSGGGQAEYVATLSEEMDAGMQSSVPVWSGMGLVDAYA, encoded by the coding sequence GTGAGTAGCGCTTCTGCGATAGACATTCAGGCTGCGCCACAATCGGTGGCTGCGAAACCAGCAGCTACGATTCAGAGTTCGGGGTCCGCAGCCACGAGTGGCGATTTCGCACAGGCGCTGCAACAGGCTGCCCAACAGCAGAATGGACTTTCGAATACGCCATCCCAGAGCGCCAGTAAGACCGCAGCGGGCAAGGCCGCTCAGGCGTCTCAAGATGCGTCCGCAGCTTCAAAACCCTCGCCCGCACACTCTGGACAGCAGCCCGAATCCGCACAAACCGGCGATACTCGTTCCTCTCAGGCGACAACCCATGGGAAACAAAACCAGCCCAGCGATCAGGGTGGCGGCAGGCAAGATCATTCAGACAAGGCATCCAAGCAACAGGAAGCGGCAGCGTTATCCGGCAATCCATTGCCGCTTGGTCTCCCCGTTTTGCCGCAGGTCGTACCAAAGGAAAACGCCGTAGCCTTGTCCACTGCCACCCGGCTGGCTTCAGATTCGTCGAGTCGTTTGCATCATGCACAGCCGAGTTCAACGGAGGGTGGAGTATCTACTGGAGCGAAACAGGCAGCAGCATCTTCGAGCGCAAAACCCTCGAACGCGGTTTGGCCTATGTGGCTTTCTGACAAGGTGACAGCCAAGTTATCCCAGGATGTGGCGGCGACTGGAGCGGCTACGGATGCGACTGGTCACAGCAAGACTTCCGTATCATTGCCCGGCAGCCCCAATGCACAACCGATGGCAGCGTTGCTGCCGACGGTTGTTTCAGCATCCGCCCCAGGTTCTGCTACCCCCGGTTTGTCACCCGCTACGCCAGGCACATCGTCACCGTTTGCGCAGACACTGGGCAATCAGGTGAGCTGGATGATCGGGCAGGGGCAGCAGGCCGCTCAGCTGCAATTGAACCCGCCTCAACTGGGTCCGCTGCAGATATCGATCCAGATCCAAGGCGATCAGACACAGATACTCTTCCAGACTCACCATGCCATGGTTAAGAGCGCACTCGACGCGGCAGTTCCGCAGTTGCGGGAGATGCTCGGGCAAACGGGAAATCAGCAGATCAGCGTGAGTGTGCAGCAACAGGCTTTGTCCTCGCAGCAATTCGGTCAGGGAGCTACTGGCGGCGGCATGGCGCAGCAGGGGTACACAAGTGGTGGTGGGCAAGCGGAGTACGTTGCCACGCTTTCCGAAGAAATGGACGCTGGTATGCAGTCGTCCGTTCCTGTCTGGAGCGGGATGGGGTTAGTGGATGCTTATGCCTGA
- a CDS encoding methyl-accepting chemotaxis protein, with product MTVIPRTLKGRLLASAGIAVMLVVGAVIVTLSYQRSLSDAFNLVVQRDVRLNRAIQVMTVQGLLSGTALRNRIILGDAVKGPWKQVVQNGVRKFDDAYATLKAMTVDMPELGDKVNAVGQLWEQNRVDRLEMVQLLTSDQNSQALKILTEQAQPQWFQIRVKLGKLGAQIDQIQKRDRDKVKVTLHESSFWSTALLVLAVAIGGGLTGLAIFTMIGRMNGAIRVMDDIAQGEGDLTRRMPDHGRDELDHLGAAFNRFVERIQHVVMQVSGSTSQLAAAAEELSATSEESSEQVRRQQSETEQVATAMQEMSATVQEVARNASDAAQAAQHADGEARQGRQVVGEAVKAIDTLANEVERVAQAIHKLEGDSVQISRVLEVISGISEQTNLLALNAAIEAARAGEQGRGFAVVADEVRTLARRTQDSTEEIRGMIEQLQSGAKAAVNAMDAGRERATQSVGRAREADASLSSITESVTKINDMNALIASAAEEQSSVAEEINRNISNISQVTDQTLTGAQQTATASEELARLSAGLQALVSQFKVVA from the coding sequence ATGACCGTGATACCACGCACGCTCAAGGGTCGGCTGCTGGCTTCCGCCGGGATAGCAGTGATGTTGGTTGTCGGTGCAGTGATCGTCACCCTATCCTATCAGCGTAGCCTTAGCGATGCATTCAATTTAGTCGTGCAGCGCGATGTGCGTTTGAATCGTGCAATACAGGTGATGACTGTACAGGGGTTGCTGTCGGGAACTGCACTGCGCAACCGAATCATTCTCGGCGATGCAGTCAAGGGACCCTGGAAGCAGGTGGTACAGAACGGCGTTCGGAAATTCGACGATGCCTATGCCACGCTTAAGGCGATGACAGTGGACATGCCTGAATTGGGAGACAAGGTCAATGCTGTCGGTCAATTATGGGAACAAAATCGAGTCGATCGACTTGAGATGGTGCAACTGCTTACCAGCGACCAGAACTCGCAGGCACTCAAGATTCTGACCGAACAGGCACAACCACAGTGGTTCCAGATCCGCGTCAAGCTTGGCAAGCTGGGCGCTCAGATCGATCAGATTCAGAAGCGGGATCGCGACAAGGTCAAGGTGACCTTGCATGAATCGTCGTTCTGGAGCACGGCCTTGCTTGTCCTTGCGGTTGCGATCGGCGGTGGTCTGACGGGCTTGGCCATCTTCACGATGATCGGCCGTATGAACGGCGCCATCCGTGTGATGGACGATATAGCCCAAGGCGAGGGAGACTTGACGCGCCGGATGCCGGATCATGGGCGGGATGAGCTGGATCATCTGGGCGCGGCGTTCAATCGTTTCGTAGAGCGCATTCAGCATGTGGTGATGCAGGTCTCCGGCTCTACGTCGCAACTCGCGGCTGCGGCTGAAGAACTTTCGGCGACGAGCGAAGAGAGCAGTGAGCAAGTACGCCGCCAGCAGTCGGAAACGGAGCAGGTGGCGACGGCGATGCAAGAGATGTCGGCCACGGTACAGGAGGTCGCGCGCAATGCGAGCGATGCGGCACAAGCGGCGCAGCATGCGGATGGCGAGGCAAGGCAGGGACGCCAGGTAGTTGGCGAGGCGGTCAAGGCTATCGATACACTGGCAAACGAAGTCGAACGTGTGGCGCAGGCGATCCACAAACTGGAGGGTGACAGCGTACAGATCAGTCGCGTGCTGGAAGTGATAAGCGGGATTTCAGAGCAAACCAATCTCTTGGCGTTGAATGCTGCGATCGAGGCGGCGCGTGCAGGCGAGCAAGGACGTGGCTTCGCGGTCGTGGCTGATGAGGTGCGTACGCTGGCTCGGCGTACGCAGGATTCGACCGAAGAGATCCGCGGCATGATCGAGCAATTACAGAGTGGCGCTAAGGCGGCGGTGAACGCGATGGATGCTGGTCGGGAGCGTGCGACTCAGAGCGTAGGCAGGGCGCGCGAGGCGGACGCTTCGCTGAGTTCGATCACCGAGTCAGTGACGAAGATCAATGACATGAATGCACTGATCGCCAGTGCGGCCGAGGAGCAATCTTCGGTAGCAGAAGAAATCAATCGCAACATCAGCAATATCAGCCAAGTAACCGACCAGACATTGACGGGAGCCCAGCAGACGGCCACCGCGAGCGAAGAGCTTGCCAGGTTGTCGGCGGGTCTGCAGGCATTGGTGTCGCAATTCAAGGTCGTGGCCTGA
- the istA gene encoding IS21 family transposase, with amino-acid sequence MKHVIEVLRLKYAAQLSHAQISRACGLSKGAVNKYVNLARAQGITWPLPADMDEAALEARLFPAKAPSSRFVVPDGFQIHQELKRKGVTLQLLWAEYCAAHGERAYAYTQFCHHYRQWRERQKRSLRQHHQAGEKVFIDYCGPTVDIVDRHTGEVRTAQIFVGVLGASSYTYVEATWTQSLPDWIASHQRMLGFFGGVPALLVPDNLKAAVQRAERYAPQLNATYAEMAAHYGTAVLPARPYKPKDKAKVEVAVQVVERWILARLRHHRFFSLAELNRAIAALLPELNERLFQGRTESRRDLFESLDRPALRPLPGEAYVYAEWRRARPGIDYHVEVDKRCYSVPHALVGQVLDLRITATTIEVLHRGQRVALHPRHHGPGRYVTVTEHMPKTHQVHRDWSPKRFLRWASQIGPSTAEVVRRQLTDRPHPEHGYRACLGLLSLARRYRPARLEAACARALAIDSARYQSVKSILARGLDQQPLDQSPAQEALPLHANVRGANYYH; translated from the coding sequence ATGAAGCATGTCATCGAGGTGCTGCGCCTCAAATACGCAGCCCAACTCAGCCACGCGCAGATCAGCCGCGCCTGCGGCCTGTCCAAGGGCGCGGTCAACAAGTACGTCAACCTGGCCAGGGCTCAAGGCATCACCTGGCCGTTGCCTGCGGACATGGACGAGGCCGCCCTGGAGGCACGTCTGTTTCCCGCCAAGGCGCCCTCGAGCCGGTTCGTCGTCCCCGACGGCTTCCAGATCCATCAGGAACTCAAGCGCAAGGGCGTGACCCTGCAACTGCTCTGGGCCGAGTACTGCGCCGCGCACGGCGAGCGCGCGTACGCGTATACCCAGTTCTGTCACCATTACCGGCAGTGGCGAGAGCGGCAGAAGCGCAGCCTGCGCCAGCACCATCAGGCCGGGGAAAAGGTCTTCATCGATTACTGCGGGCCCACGGTCGACATCGTCGACCGTCACACCGGCGAGGTGCGTACCGCACAGATCTTTGTCGGCGTGCTCGGGGCCTCCAGCTACACCTATGTCGAGGCTACCTGGACCCAGTCGCTGCCCGACTGGATCGCCTCCCACCAGCGCATGCTGGGCTTCTTCGGCGGGGTGCCGGCGCTGCTGGTGCCGGACAACCTCAAGGCGGCGGTTCAGCGCGCCGAGCGCTACGCGCCGCAGCTCAACGCCACCTATGCCGAGATGGCGGCGCACTACGGCACCGCCGTGCTGCCGGCGCGGCCCTACAAGCCCAAGGACAAGGCCAAGGTCGAAGTGGCGGTGCAGGTGGTCGAGCGCTGGATCCTGGCGCGGCTGCGCCACCACCGCTTCTTCTCGCTGGCCGAGTTGAACCGGGCCATCGCCGCGCTGTTGCCTGAACTGAACGAGCGGCTCTTCCAGGGTCGCACCGAGAGCCGTCGCGACCTGTTCGAGAGCCTCGATCGGCCCGCGCTGCGCCCGCTGCCGGGCGAGGCTTACGTCTACGCCGAGTGGCGACGCGCCCGGCCCGGCATCGACTACCACGTCGAGGTCGACAAGCGCTGCTACAGCGTCCCGCATGCCCTGGTCGGCCAGGTGCTGGACCTGCGCATCACCGCCACCACGATCGAGGTGCTGCACCGGGGTCAGCGCGTGGCCCTGCATCCGCGCCACCACGGCCCGGGCCGCTACGTCACCGTCACCGAGCACATGCCCAAGACCCATCAGGTGCACCGTGACTGGTCACCCAAGCGCTTCCTGCGCTGGGCGAGCCAGATCGGCCCCAGCACGGCCGAGGTGGTACGCCGCCAGCTGACCGACCGGCCTCATCCGGAGCACGGCTACCGCGCCTGCCTGGGGCTGCTCAGCCTCGCTCGGCGTTACCGCCCGGCGCGCCTGGAGGCGGCCTGCGCTCGAGCCTTGGCCATCGACTCGGCCCGTTACCAGAGCGTCAAGTCGATCCTCGCCCGCGGCCTTGACCAACAGCCCCTCGATCAGAGCCCGGCCCAGGAGGCACTGCCCCTGCACGCCAATGTCCGCGGCGCCAACTACTATCACTGA
- the istB gene encoding IS21-like element helper ATPase IstB, producing the protein MLNQQTRQQLRTLNLTGMLAALEQQQGQPQTHALSFDERLALLIEHEVLHRENRRLTRLLKAARLRVPACVEDIDYHHRRGLEKPRMAQLASLDWIHQALNLCLTGPTGCGKTWLACALGNQACRRGLSVRYLRLPALFEQLRIAHGDGSYVRLMGQLLKTDLLILDDWGIQKLNTAQRNDLMEVIEDRHGRRSTLIASQLPIEHWHDYLGEATLADAILDRLLHGSHRLNLTGESMRKIQAPVDGS; encoded by the coding sequence ATGCTCAATCAACAGACCCGCCAACAGCTGCGCACCCTCAACCTCACCGGCATGCTCGCCGCCCTCGAGCAACAACAGGGCCAACCCCAGACCCATGCGCTGTCCTTCGACGAGCGCCTCGCCCTGCTCATCGAGCACGAGGTGCTGCACCGCGAGAACCGACGCCTCACCCGCCTGCTCAAGGCCGCCCGCCTGCGCGTGCCGGCCTGCGTCGAGGACATCGACTACCACCACCGCCGGGGCCTGGAAAAGCCCCGCATGGCCCAACTGGCCAGCCTCGACTGGATACACCAGGCACTGAACCTGTGCCTCACCGGACCGACCGGCTGCGGCAAGACCTGGCTCGCCTGCGCACTGGGCAATCAGGCCTGCCGGCGCGGCCTGTCGGTGCGCTACCTGCGCCTGCCGGCGCTGTTCGAGCAGCTGCGCATCGCCCACGGCGACGGCTCCTACGTCCGGCTCATGGGCCAGCTCCTCAAAACCGACCTGCTGATCCTCGACGACTGGGGCATCCAAAAGCTCAACACCGCACAGCGCAACGACCTGATGGAAGTCATCGAGGATCGCCACGGCCGACGCTCCACCCTGATCGCCAGCCAGTTGCCTATCGAACACTGGCACGACTACCTCGGTGAAGCCACCCTGGCCGACGCTATCCTCGACCGCCTCCTGCACGGCTCACACCGACTCAACCTGACCGGCGAGTCCATGCGCAAGATCCAGGCTCCGGTTGACGGATCGTGA
- a CDS encoding flagellar basal body-associated FliL family protein, producing the protein MAEAAQPAQGGSKTKLIIIISVVVLLVLGLGIGATLYLTGVFSHKKAGAHATESVPKKPAIYLSIEPALVVNLGPDQPVRFLQVGIDVMARSHKIIDAVKQNMPAVRNRLISLLSGQKYAVVSTQAGKEALRKQVLENINEVLKANGETKPVEQVYFTNFVMQ; encoded by the coding sequence ATGGCTGAGGCGGCACAACCTGCCCAGGGCGGGTCCAAGACCAAGCTCATCATCATTATATCGGTCGTCGTTTTACTGGTACTCGGACTGGGTATTGGCGCGACGTTGTATCTGACTGGGGTGTTTTCCCATAAGAAGGCAGGTGCCCATGCCACCGAGTCTGTGCCGAAAAAGCCGGCGATCTACTTGTCTATCGAGCCTGCGCTTGTGGTCAATCTGGGGCCGGACCAGCCGGTCAGGTTCCTGCAAGTGGGCATTGATGTGATGGCGCGCAGTCACAAGATCATTGATGCGGTAAAGCAGAACATGCCCGCGGTGCGCAATCGCTTGATCAGTTTGTTGAGCGGTCAGAAATATGCGGTCGTCAGCACTCAGGCCGGTAAGGAGGCATTACGCAAGCAGGTGCTCGAAAACATCAACGAAGTACTCAAGGCGAACGGCGAGACAAAGCCAGTCGAACAGGTTTATTTCACCAATTTCGTGATGCAGTAG
- the fliM gene encoding flagellar motor switch protein FliM yields MATNDVLSQEEIDALLHGVDSGDVDTSPDEAAPGQAREYDLTSQERIVRGRMPTLEMINERFARHVRISLFNMLRFAPEISVKNIRILKFSEYLRGLFVPTSLNLTRIRPLRGTALVVLDPQLVFIVVDNFFGGDGRFRAKIEGRDFTPTEMRVVKMVLDLCYKDMQEAWAPVMPLNFEYLNSEVNPQFANIVSPTEVVVVSTFHIELEGGGGDLHVTMPYSMIEPIRDVLDAGIQSDRSEVDDRWLRALRSEVAEAPVEVVGTLAETELTLRDVLRMKSGDIIPFDMPKSVSLRCEGLTVLRGRFGTHRGYNAVQVFEHVKRDF; encoded by the coding sequence ATGGCGACCAACGACGTACTTTCACAAGAGGAAATCGACGCCCTGTTGCACGGTGTCGATAGCGGTGACGTCGATACGAGTCCCGACGAAGCCGCGCCAGGGCAAGCACGCGAGTATGACCTGACCAGTCAGGAACGCATCGTCCGCGGGCGGATGCCCACGCTGGAGATGATCAACGAGCGTTTCGCCCGGCATGTCCGCATCAGCTTGTTCAACATGCTGCGGTTTGCGCCAGAAATCAGCGTCAAGAACATCCGCATTCTGAAGTTTTCGGAATACCTACGGGGGCTGTTCGTGCCCACCAGTTTGAACCTGACGCGTATTCGGCCGTTGCGTGGTACGGCGCTGGTCGTCCTCGATCCACAGTTGGTATTCATCGTGGTCGACAATTTTTTCGGTGGCGACGGCCGTTTCCGCGCCAAGATCGAGGGGCGCGACTTCACGCCTACGGAAATGCGTGTGGTCAAGATGGTGCTCGACCTTTGCTACAAGGACATGCAGGAGGCATGGGCACCGGTGATGCCTCTGAACTTCGAATACCTCAACTCAGAGGTCAATCCGCAGTTCGCGAATATTGTAAGTCCGACTGAAGTAGTCGTCGTGTCGACCTTCCACATCGAACTTGAGGGCGGCGGCGGGGACCTGCACGTGACGATGCCGTACTCGATGATCGAACCCATTCGTGACGTGCTCGACGCGGGTATCCAGAGTGATCGGTCCGAGGTTGATGATCGCTGGTTGCGCGCTCTGCGCAGCGAAGTGGCCGAAGCCCCGGTTGAGGTGGTAGGGACACTGGCGGAAACAGAACTGACTTTGCGCGATGTGCTGCGCATGAAGTCGGGCGACATCATCCCGTTTGACATGCCAAAGAGCGTTAGCTTGCGTTGCGAGGGCTTGACGGTACTGCGAGGACGTTTTGGAACCCATCGGGGCTACAACGCGGTGCAGGTGTTCGAGCACGTGAAACGGGATTTTTGA
- the fliN gene encoding flagellar motor switch protein FliN, which yields MSADNDEPEKAGEEDPWAEALAEQAQAEGGEKEAGEGAKQDNAQSDHDYAKAAFGQLEEAVADNHGGDFRQAELSGDMNLDVILDVPVSVSMEIGRTRLPIRNLLRLNQGSVVELDRLAGEPLDVLVNGTLIAHGEVVVVNEKYGIRLTDVISPAERVRKLR from the coding sequence ATGAGCGCAGACAACGACGAACCGGAAAAGGCAGGCGAGGAAGATCCGTGGGCGGAAGCCCTTGCGGAGCAGGCGCAGGCCGAAGGCGGCGAGAAAGAGGCCGGCGAGGGTGCGAAGCAGGACAACGCACAATCCGATCATGACTATGCCAAGGCGGCCTTCGGGCAGCTTGAGGAAGCCGTGGCGGATAACCACGGAGGAGACTTCAGGCAAGCCGAGTTGAGCGGCGATATGAATCTGGATGTGATTCTCGACGTGCCCGTGAGCGTCTCGATGGAGATCGGTAGGACGCGCTTGCCGATACGCAATCTGCTCCGGCTGAATCAGGGTTCGGTGGTCGAATTGGATCGACTGGCAGGTGAGCCGCTCGACGTGTTGGTCAACGGTACGCTGATCGCGCATGGCGAGGTCGTCGTCGTGAACGAAAAATACGGCATACGTCTGACCGATGTGATCAGTCCTGCCGAACGCGTGCGCAAACTGCGGTGA
- the fliO gene encoding flagellar biosynthetic protein FliO: MMRPSMVAAGLALMPVAASAAEGTAAAPVIPGVGAGYFVQVFLGLAVVVVGIFALLWLLKRMNRFQGGVQGRLRVIAAVPLGTRERAVVLQVGEEQVLLGVAPGRVSRLHVLNRPLEPAVSEATGENFKARLAAALGGRGKS, from the coding sequence ATGATGCGCCCCAGTATGGTTGCTGCCGGGTTGGCGCTGATGCCGGTTGCGGCATCTGCTGCCGAAGGAACAGCAGCTGCACCGGTGATTCCGGGCGTGGGCGCGGGATATTTCGTCCAGGTATTCCTCGGTCTCGCGGTTGTGGTCGTCGGTATCTTCGCGCTGCTCTGGCTGCTGAAACGGATGAACCGATTTCAAGGTGGGGTGCAAGGGCGGCTACGGGTGATCGCCGCCGTTCCTCTCGGTACGCGTGAACGCGCAGTGGTTTTGCAGGTGGGTGAAGAACAGGTTTTGCTCGGGGTGGCTCCGGGGAGGGTCAGTCGCTTGCACGTATTGAATCGCCCCTTGGAACCGGCGGTTTCCGAGGCGACGGGCGAAAACTTCAAGGCTCGACTTGCCGCAGCGTTGGGGGGGCGTGGAAAATCATGA
- the fliP gene encoding flagellar type III secretion system pore protein FliP (The bacterial flagellar biogenesis protein FliP forms a type III secretion system (T3SS)-type pore required for flagellar assembly.), which yields MRYGLPLMTAIGLLLLPAMVNAAPVGILPLVTVTPGTGGSQTYSVSIQVLAAMTALSFLPAALIMMTAFTRIIVVLALLRQGLGTTSTPSNQILIGLALFLTFFIMSPVFSAAYQNGVKPYLAGSLPATSAIEKAAQPFRTFMLNQTRETDLAMFARIAHHGKFKNPQDVPFALLVPAFVTSELKTAFQIGFLILIPFLIIDLVVASALMSMGMVMLSPMIISLPFKLMLFVLVDGWTLIMGTLASSFYH from the coding sequence ATGAGATACGGTTTGCCCCTGATGACGGCCATAGGCCTGCTCCTCTTGCCCGCCATGGTGAATGCGGCGCCGGTCGGTATTTTGCCGTTGGTGACGGTGACGCCAGGCACCGGCGGATCGCAGACCTATTCGGTGAGCATCCAGGTGCTGGCTGCCATGACGGCGCTGAGCTTCCTGCCAGCTGCGCTGATTATGATGACGGCATTCACCCGTATCATTGTCGTGCTGGCACTGTTGCGTCAGGGTCTGGGTACCACGTCGACACCTTCCAATCAGATATTGATCGGGTTGGCGCTGTTTCTGACGTTCTTCATCATGTCGCCGGTGTTTTCGGCGGCCTATCAGAACGGGGTCAAACCATATCTTGCCGGTTCTTTGCCGGCGACGAGTGCGATCGAAAAGGCGGCCCAGCCGTTTCGCACCTTCATGCTCAATCAGACACGCGAGACGGATCTCGCGATGTTCGCGCGCATCGCACATCACGGCAAATTCAAGAACCCGCAGGATGTGCCTTTCGCCTTGCTGGTGCCGGCGTTCGTCACCAGCGAGCTCAAGACCGCGTTCCAAATCGGTTTTCTGATTTTGATCCCGTTTCTCATCATCGATCTCGTGGTCGCCAGTGCATTGATGTCCATGGGTATGGTCATGCTTTCACCGATGATCATCTCGTTGCCGTTCAAGCTGATGTTGTTCGTGCTGGTGGACGGCTGGACGCTGATCATGGGCACCCTGGCCTCGAGTTTCTATCACTGA
- the fliQ gene encoding flagellar biosynthesis protein FliQ yields the protein MTADTILTIGQEAMKVAMLLSAPLLLTALVVGVLIGMLQAATQIQEMTLSFIPKLIVTAMALAIAGHWMLSLLVDYTRQLFMSIPGLIG from the coding sequence ATGACGGCGGATACCATTTTGACGATTGGCCAGGAGGCAATGAAGGTGGCCATGCTGCTGTCCGCGCCATTGCTGCTGACGGCGCTCGTAGTTGGCGTGTTGATCGGTATGCTGCAGGCCGCTACGCAGATTCAGGAGATGACCCTGAGTTTCATCCCCAAGCTCATTGTCACAGCGATGGCGTTGGCCATCGCAGGGCACTGGATGCTGAGCTTGCTGGTGGACTACACGCGCCAGCTGTTCATGAGCATTCCGGGGTTGATCGGCTGA
- the fliR gene encoding flagellar biosynthetic protein FliR translates to MNLTTGELSAWVGSIIWPFIRIGSMLLSAPMFGANTVPVTVRLGLSLVLAWAIHPYIPAPPPIDAVSVEGALITAYQILIGVAMGLIVQTLFSTLVIAGQAVALSTGLGFATLVDPQNGVQVPVVSQYYVIIGTLLFLNFNGHLLLVDMLVRSFHWLPVGLIGLDRSSLWAIATWGSHMFALGLLIALPAVAALLLVNLAFGVITRAAPQLNIFAVGFPMTIFLGFVLIGLSLPSLLPKFSHLMGQTFLLMSRVLGG, encoded by the coding sequence ATCAACCTCACGACCGGGGAGCTATCGGCCTGGGTGGGCAGCATCATCTGGCCGTTCATCCGAATTGGTTCGATGCTGCTCTCTGCCCCGATGTTTGGCGCCAACACGGTCCCAGTGACGGTGAGGCTGGGGCTGTCACTGGTACTGGCATGGGCAATCCATCCCTACATTCCCGCTCCGCCTCCCATCGATGCGGTCAGCGTCGAAGGTGCCTTGATTACGGCCTATCAGATACTGATCGGCGTTGCTATGGGGCTGATTGTGCAGACGTTGTTCTCTACGCTGGTGATCGCGGGGCAGGCCGTGGCGCTGAGCACGGGACTCGGTTTTGCCACATTGGTCGATCCGCAGAACGGTGTGCAGGTGCCCGTGGTCAGCCAGTACTACGTGATCATCGGAACCTTGTTGTTCCTGAATTTCAATGGCCATCTGCTACTGGTGGATATGCTGGTGCGCAGCTTCCATTGGCTGCCGGTTGGCCTGATCGGCCTTGACCGGTCTAGCCTATGGGCGATAGCCACCTGGGGATCGCACATGTTTGCCCTGGGATTGCTGATCGCCCTGCCGGCAGTGGCAGCGTTGTTGTTGGTCAATCTCGCCTTCGGCGTGATCACGCGTGCCGCACCACAGCTGAACATCTTTGCGGTCGGTTTCCCAATGACCATTTTTCTGGGTTTCGTGCTCATCGGTCTGAGCCTGCCCAGTCTGCTGCCCAAGTTTTCGCACCTGATGGGGCAGACGTTCCTGTTGATGTCGCGCGTGCTTGGAGGGTGA